In Amycolatopsis sp. EV170708-02-1, the following are encoded in one genomic region:
- a CDS encoding sensor histidine kinase, whose amino-acid sequence MQRAIYRTIQEALTNVRKHAPGAGVTIDLSRDDTDLTVTVTNTRPTRPTLALPSARHGLVGLQERAALLGGRLHAGSMPDGGFRLRLWLPLAVHGGPGPK is encoded by the coding sequence GTGCAGCGGGCCATCTATCGCACCATCCAGGAGGCGCTGACCAACGTGCGTAAGCACGCGCCGGGCGCGGGCGTCACCATCGACCTCAGCCGGGACGACACGGATCTGACCGTCACGGTCACCAACACCCGGCCCACCAGGCCGACACTCGCCCTGCCCAGCGCTCGCCACGGACTCGTCGGCTTGCAGGAACGGGCCGCGCTGCTGGGCGGAAGGCTGCACGCCGGATCGATGCCCGACGGCGGCTTCCGGCTCAGGCTGTGGCTCCCGCTCGCGGTGCACGGGGGACCTGGCCCGAAGTGA
- a CDS encoding sensor histidine kinase yields the protein MTERLRAMIIEAVVIVVAVVEGMLTAIGEESSESLVVCLIAVLAVLVRERWPLVSFVATLPAVVFPGALVAALAALYTVAVRYRSWWLLTGCWLVTAGTLAFPLLDVAPQFWHTEMLLGVIYFTMTAGAPILLGRFLHSRRELALRLNEVKEAREHERRLDAQAVLAKERNQLAREMHDVVSHQVSLIAVQAGAMKVSTTDPASKAAAENIRQLSVNTLDELRHMVNLLRASGTPATELTPQPMLTDLHRLIGTSAIDARLVGTSPRTSNRRCSGPSIAPSRRR from the coding sequence ATGACCGAGCGGCTTCGCGCCATGATCATCGAGGCTGTGGTGATCGTGGTCGCCGTGGTCGAGGGGATGCTGACGGCGATCGGCGAGGAGTCGTCGGAAAGTCTCGTCGTGTGCCTGATCGCCGTGCTCGCCGTCCTGGTGCGCGAGCGGTGGCCGCTCGTGTCGTTCGTGGCGACCTTGCCCGCGGTCGTGTTCCCCGGCGCGCTAGTCGCGGCGTTGGCCGCGTTGTACACCGTCGCCGTCCGATACCGGAGCTGGTGGCTGCTCACGGGTTGCTGGCTGGTCACCGCCGGTACCCTCGCCTTCCCGCTGCTCGACGTGGCGCCGCAGTTCTGGCACACGGAGATGCTGCTCGGTGTCATCTACTTCACCATGACGGCGGGCGCGCCGATCCTTCTCGGCCGGTTCCTGCACAGCAGGCGCGAGCTGGCCCTGCGGCTGAACGAAGTCAAAGAGGCCAGGGAACACGAACGGCGGCTGGACGCCCAGGCGGTCCTGGCCAAGGAACGCAACCAGCTGGCCCGCGAGATGCATGACGTCGTCTCGCATCAGGTGAGTCTCATCGCGGTGCAGGCGGGCGCGATGAAGGTCAGCACCACGGACCCCGCGTCGAAGGCGGCGGCGGAGAACATCCGGCAGCTGTCGGTGAACACGCTCGACGAGCTGCGCCACATGGTGAATCTGCTGCGCGCCTCCGGTACACCGGCGACCGAGCTGACCCCTCAGCCCATGCTGACCGACCTCCACCGGCTCATCGGCACCAGCGCGATCGACGCCCGGCTCGTGGGGACGTCCCCGAGGACCTCGAACCGCCGGTGCAGCGGGCCATCTATCGCACCATCCAGGAGGCGCTGA
- a CDS encoding TIGR00645 family protein produces MNAEKNLPTTAPRLGALIFLSRWLQAPLYIGLIVAQGAYVWQFMLELWHLITKIGSLNESEIMLIVLGLVDVVMIANLLIMVIIGGYETFVSRIRLQDHPDQPEWLSHVNANVLKVKLAMAIIGISSIHLLRTFIQAQSLYATTPHAGQIILWQTVIHLAFIVSAVALAWIDKAGRPGKTKQTVNGHSGFVSEAA; encoded by the coding sequence ATGAACGCGGAAAAGAATCTTCCCACCACGGCGCCCAGACTCGGGGCGTTGATCTTCCTGAGCCGCTGGTTGCAGGCGCCGCTCTACATCGGCCTCATCGTGGCGCAAGGCGCCTACGTCTGGCAGTTCATGCTCGAACTATGGCATCTGATCACGAAAATCGGTTCCCTGAACGAATCCGAGATCATGCTCATCGTGCTCGGCCTGGTCGACGTCGTGATGATCGCGAACCTGCTCATCATGGTGATCATCGGCGGATACGAGACGTTCGTGTCCCGCATCCGCTTGCAGGATCACCCGGACCAGCCGGAATGGCTGTCGCATGTCAACGCCAACGTGCTCAAGGTGAAACTGGCCATGGCCATCATCGGCATCTCGTCGATCCACCTCTTGAGGACCTTCATCCAGGCACAGTCGCTGTACGCGACCACACCGCACGCCGGCCAGATCATCCTGTGGCAGACGGTGATCCACCTCGCCTTCATCGTTTCGGCGGTGGCCCTCGCCTGGATAGACAAGGCCGGGCGGCCCGGCAAGACGAAACAGACGGTGAACGGTCATTCCGGCTTCGTCTCCGAAGCCGCGTGA